A window of Streptomyces sp. SAI-127 contains these coding sequences:
- a CDS encoding MaoC family dehydratase N-terminal domain-containing protein: MTGLPFPVEAGHILMFARAIGDENPAYQGESALAPPTFTMASAHYDPDSHLRPKPDEEWFGSGRDAGVMAEGGGGLHAEQHFEYHRPVRAGETLYAHNSTGRSWEKQGRTGRLLFSERVTEYRDADGEPVVSAVTVAVVPEGPATPKDAR; the protein is encoded by the coding sequence ATGACAGGGCTACCGTTCCCCGTCGAGGCCGGGCACATCCTGATGTTCGCCCGCGCCATCGGCGACGAGAACCCGGCGTACCAGGGCGAGTCCGCGCTCGCACCGCCCACCTTCACCATGGCGAGCGCCCACTACGACCCCGACTCCCACCTGCGTCCCAAGCCGGACGAGGAGTGGTTCGGGTCGGGGCGTGACGCCGGTGTCATGGCCGAGGGCGGTGGCGGGCTCCACGCCGAGCAGCACTTCGAGTACCACCGCCCGGTGCGCGCAGGCGAGACCCTTTACGCACACAACAGCACCGGACGCAGTTGGGAGAAGCAGGGCCGCACCGGCCGGCTGCTCTTCAGCGAGCGCGTCACCGAGTACCGGGACGCCGACGGCGAACCGGTCGTCAGCGCCGTGACCGTGGCCGTCGTCCCCGAGGGCCCGGCAACCCCGAAGGACGCCCGATGA
- a CDS encoding class I adenylate-forming enzyme family protein, whose translation MAAAQEGVQAATWTAMVSRAYDHARPAVRFGDLTWTGRELLDRAAGAADWLDTLGLEPGEPVPALVATSADALALVIGGAGSGHPLAPLGVRMTAYEIAAVVKGTRTQVLLAQPEFADLGRQVAELSGRRIAVVPELLPGKRELTAGPDDLAAVLHTSGTTGLPKPVPMSQRRLAARARVNGRLCGLDPESFYGGSAPFHHIAGLGNIAVALAAGALITGLPRFTVEGWALLRDLGTTHTSMVPAMLETLLAAGQARHETLRTLQYGGAPVRPGTLRRTYEAMPGVRMLNMFGQTEGSPISVLTPEDHREAVAGRTELLRSVGRPAPGVEVKVHDPGPDGIGEIHARADHLFKIDTEGWLHSGDLGRVAQDGYLYLLGRRTDMIIRGGENVHPMEVETVLSAHPGVADVAVTGVLDERLGQTVVAFVVPADPDAPPQPAALRSHTRARLSGFKVPVRWWFVDDLPRNANGKVVRRSLREPTPLEGETHDA comes from the coding sequence ATGGCCGCCGCGCAGGAAGGCGTGCAGGCGGCCACCTGGACCGCCATGGTGAGCCGCGCCTACGACCATGCCCGCCCCGCCGTCCGGTTCGGCGACCTGACCTGGACCGGACGCGAACTCCTCGACCGCGCGGCAGGTGCGGCCGACTGGCTGGACACCCTCGGCCTGGAGCCCGGCGAACCGGTGCCCGCGCTGGTCGCGACCTCCGCCGACGCCCTCGCGCTGGTGATCGGCGGCGCCGGATCCGGCCACCCGCTCGCACCGCTGGGCGTGCGGATGACGGCGTACGAGATCGCTGCCGTGGTCAAGGGAACGCGGACCCAAGTCCTGCTGGCGCAGCCCGAGTTCGCCGACCTCGGCAGACAGGTCGCCGAGCTGTCCGGCCGGCGGATCGCCGTCGTGCCCGAACTGCTCCCCGGTAAACGGGAGTTGACTGCCGGACCCGACGACCTCGCCGCCGTCCTGCACACCTCCGGAACGACGGGCCTGCCCAAGCCCGTCCCCATGAGCCAACGGCGCCTGGCCGCCCGAGCCCGCGTGAACGGACGGCTGTGCGGGCTCGACCCCGAAAGCTTCTACGGCGGCAGCGCACCCTTCCACCACATCGCGGGCCTGGGCAACATCGCCGTCGCGCTCGCCGCGGGCGCGCTGATCACCGGCCTGCCCCGTTTCACCGTCGAGGGCTGGGCCCTGCTGCGGGACCTCGGCACCACACACACCAGCATGGTCCCCGCGATGCTGGAGACCCTGCTGGCGGCCGGACAGGCCCGCCACGAGACGCTGCGGACCCTCCAGTACGGCGGCGCGCCCGTCCGCCCCGGCACCCTGCGCCGGACGTACGAGGCGATGCCCGGCGTCCGCATGCTCAACATGTTCGGCCAGACCGAGGGCTCGCCGATCAGCGTGCTCACCCCGGAGGACCACCGCGAGGCAGTGGCCGGACGGACCGAGCTGCTGCGGTCGGTGGGGCGGCCCGCCCCCGGTGTCGAGGTCAAAGTCCACGACCCCGGCCCGGACGGCATCGGAGAGATCCACGCCCGCGCCGACCACCTCTTCAAGATCGACACCGAAGGCTGGCTGCACAGCGGCGATCTGGGCCGCGTGGCCCAGGACGGGTATCTCTACCTGCTCGGCCGACGCACCGACATGATCATCCGGGGTGGTGAGAACGTCCACCCGATGGAGGTGGAGACGGTCCTGTCCGCGCACCCCGGGGTGGCGGACGTCGCGGTCACCGGCGTCCTGGACGAGCGGCTCGGCCAGACCGTCGTCGCCTTCGTAGTCCCCGCCGATCCCGACGCCCCACCGCAGCCCGCGGCACTCAGAAGCCACACCCGCGCCCGGCTGTCCGGGTTCAAGGTCCCCGTCCGCTGGTGGTTCGTGGACGACCTGCCGCGCAACGCGAACGGCAAGGTCGTACGCCGAAGCCTTCGGGAGCCGACCCCGCTCGAAGGAGAGACACATGACGCTTGA
- a CDS encoding SDR family oxidoreductase produces MARLSGKTALVTGGGQGVGRGIALALAAEGAAVVITGRTESKLKDTAGEIVERGARAYTVVGDVGERDDVDRMVAETVREFGGLDVLVNNAQSSVQRRLAETSYDDVELTYRSGPLATFHAMRAALPHLKESRGSVVNLGSSAAVQGEATFAAYAMAKEAIRGLSRVAAREWGAYGIRVNVICPAALSPAAEDYLAAHPQKADELARQIPLGRLGDPEADIGRAVAALVSDDMAYLTGATLMLEGGRTLIG; encoded by the coding sequence ATGGCACGGTTGTCAGGGAAGACGGCGCTGGTCACCGGTGGAGGACAGGGCGTGGGTCGCGGCATAGCGCTCGCGCTGGCTGCCGAGGGGGCCGCCGTGGTGATCACCGGTCGCACCGAGAGCAAACTGAAGGACACGGCCGGGGAGATCGTCGAGCGCGGGGCGCGGGCGTACACCGTCGTCGGGGACGTGGGGGAGCGGGACGACGTCGACCGCATGGTGGCCGAGACGGTACGGGAGTTCGGCGGCCTCGACGTGCTCGTCAACAACGCGCAGTCCTCGGTGCAGCGCAGACTGGCGGAGACGTCGTACGACGACGTGGAACTCACCTACCGCAGCGGACCGTTGGCCACCTTCCACGCGATGCGGGCCGCCCTGCCCCATCTCAAGGAGAGCCGTGGCAGCGTGGTGAACCTCGGTTCCTCGGCCGCCGTTCAGGGTGAGGCGACCTTCGCGGCGTACGCGATGGCCAAGGAGGCGATCCGCGGCCTGAGCCGGGTCGCCGCGCGGGAGTGGGGTGCGTACGGGATCCGCGTGAACGTCATCTGTCCGGCCGCGCTCAGCCCGGCAGCGGAGGACTACCTCGCCGCGCACCCGCAGAAGGCGGACGAGCTCGCGCGGCAGATCCCGCTCGGCCGGCTCGGGGACCCGGAGGCCGACATCGGCCGGGCGGTGGCCGCGCTCGTCAGTGACGACATGGCCTACCTGACGGGCGCGACGCTGATGCTGGAGGGCGGCCGGACCCTGATCGGGTAG
- a CDS encoding MaoC/PaaZ C-terminal domain-containing protein gives MSLSPDDIKVGETRESVLVDDLKRTRIVQYAGASGDFNPLHTDERFAVEAAGYPGVFAHGMLTMGMTGRVLTDWVGTEALLRYGVRFKAQVWPGDTLTATVTVESIEDTPTGPVAHFTLRTVNQDGAEVVTGTAAARLEP, from the coding sequence ATGAGCCTGAGCCCGGACGACATCAAGGTCGGTGAGACCCGCGAGAGCGTCCTCGTCGACGACCTCAAGCGCACCCGGATCGTGCAGTACGCGGGCGCCTCCGGCGACTTCAACCCGCTGCACACCGACGAGCGGTTCGCGGTCGAGGCCGCGGGCTATCCCGGCGTGTTCGCCCACGGCATGCTGACGATGGGCATGACCGGGCGGGTCCTGACGGACTGGGTCGGCACCGAGGCACTACTGCGGTACGGCGTGCGCTTCAAGGCCCAGGTCTGGCCCGGCGACACCCTGACGGCCACGGTCACCGTCGAATCTATCGAGGACACACCTACCGGCCCGGTCGCCCACTTCACCCTGCGCACGGTCAACCAGGACGGCGCCGAGGTGGTCACCGGCACCGCGGCGGCCCGCCTGGAGCCCTGA
- a CDS encoding enoyl-CoA hydratase-related protein, whose amino-acid sequence MPEETVVAPEDLDLVLYEVDEDGVATVTLNRPERKNAWSLPMERRFFALLDQAAQDPAVRVVIITGAGRAFCPGMDMQRLEQNSQPGESLNLQARVPMYSRRNMPKPMIAAVNGACAGIGLVQALICDVRFAARGARFTTAFTRRGLAGEYNLPYVLPRVIGLENALDLLLSGRVFDADEAKSLGLVSRVVEPEDLLDAARAYARDIARNCSPRAMAVLRHQVYGDLDRTFTDALARSYSAMEFFAGSPDFREGVSSFVEKREPKFEGLPPDFDPDEATRDAFLPY is encoded by the coding sequence ATGCCCGAGGAAACCGTGGTGGCCCCAGAGGACCTGGACCTGGTCCTCTACGAGGTGGACGAGGACGGCGTCGCCACCGTCACCCTCAACCGGCCCGAGCGCAAGAACGCGTGGAGCCTGCCGATGGAGCGCCGCTTCTTCGCGCTCCTCGACCAGGCCGCACAGGACCCCGCCGTCAGAGTGGTGATCATCACCGGGGCGGGCAGGGCCTTCTGCCCCGGGATGGACATGCAGCGTCTGGAGCAGAACTCGCAGCCGGGCGAGTCCCTCAACCTCCAGGCCCGCGTCCCCATGTACAGCAGGCGGAACATGCCCAAGCCGATGATCGCCGCCGTCAACGGCGCCTGCGCGGGCATCGGCCTGGTCCAGGCACTCATCTGCGACGTCCGCTTCGCCGCCCGCGGGGCCCGCTTCACCACCGCCTTCACCCGCCGCGGCCTGGCCGGCGAGTACAACCTGCCCTACGTGCTGCCGCGCGTCATCGGTCTGGAGAACGCGCTCGACCTCCTGCTGTCCGGCCGTGTCTTCGACGCCGACGAGGCGAAGAGCCTCGGCCTGGTCAGCCGCGTCGTCGAACCCGAGGACCTGCTCGACGCGGCCCGCGCCTACGCCCGGGACATCGCCCGCAACTGCTCGCCGCGTGCCATGGCCGTCCTGCGTCACCAGGTGTACGGCGACCTCGACCGCACCTTCACCGACGCCCTCGCCCGCTCCTACTCCGCCATGGAGTTCTTCGCGGGCTCACCCGACTTCCGGGAGGGCGTGTCGAGCTTCGTGGAGAAACGGGAGCCGAAGTTCGAGGGACTCCCGCCGGACTTCGACCCGGACGAGGCCACGCGCGACGCGTTTCTGCCGTACTGA
- a CDS encoding sigma-70 family RNA polymerase sigma factor codes for MTTNTRSAGVRTPAAEETPCEEELARGLCAADETAFAAVYRRWGSLVHTMATRSLGDAHEAEDVTQQVFLGAWRGRDGYRPERGPLGAWLVGITRRKIIDALAARTRRLTLIDSMVSDADVHRHEAGAPDDVLDRVLLVDALSRLPRHQREVLCMAFYEDLTQAQIAEHTGIPLGTVKSHTRRGLLRLREGIERGRAAENTA; via the coding sequence ATGACCACGAACACGCGATCCGCCGGTGTCCGCACCCCGGCCGCGGAGGAGACGCCGTGCGAGGAAGAACTGGCCCGCGGCCTGTGCGCCGCGGACGAGACCGCGTTCGCGGCCGTCTACCGGCGTTGGGGCTCACTCGTCCACACCATGGCCACCCGCTCGCTCGGCGACGCCCATGAGGCCGAGGACGTGACCCAGCAGGTGTTCCTCGGCGCCTGGCGCGGACGGGACGGCTACCGTCCGGAGCGGGGCCCGCTCGGCGCCTGGCTGGTCGGCATCACGCGCCGGAAGATCATCGACGCACTGGCGGCCAGGACGAGGCGTCTCACGCTGATCGACTCGATGGTGTCCGACGCCGACGTGCACCGCCACGAGGCGGGCGCCCCGGACGACGTCCTGGACCGGGTGCTCCTGGTCGACGCCCTGTCCCGGCTCCCGCGCCATCAGCGCGAGGTGCTGTGCATGGCGTTCTACGAGGACCTGACCCAGGCCCAGATCGCCGAGCACACCGGCATCCCCCTGGGCACCGTGAAGAGCCACACCCGACGTGGCCTGCTTCGGCTGCGTGAGGGGATCGAACGAGGCCGCGCCGCCGAGAACACCGCGTAG
- a CDS encoding CoA transferase, which produces MPSTALAGIRVLDLSRILAAPLATQMLADLGAEVIKVERPGSGDDSRTYGPPFAPGPEGDRTDTAAFYLSCNRNKRSVTVNHASTEGQELIRALAARSDVLVENFRTGTLAKYGLDHESLRALNPRLVYLSVTGFGQTGPYADRPGYDGIFQAMSGMMSVSGHPEEPMKVGVSMIDILTGLYASTAVLAALRHRDATGEGQFIDLSLLDCGLASLSHFAMNYLVSGEVPQRRGNGGYGGIPSQAFPCKDKPIFLVAGNDKQFAAFCAAADRTDLLQDERFATTSARIAHRQEILPVLEAIMRTRTRDEWLAVLDEHDVPAGPYNEMPDVFADPQIQHRGMLVEVEDPTSGHLPMLANPIRFTATPVEEYAPPPALGEHTAEVLTGLAGLTEDQLAGLRSRGVV; this is translated from the coding sequence ATGCCGTCGACCGCGCTGGCCGGGATCCGCGTGCTCGATCTGTCCCGCATCCTCGCCGCGCCGCTGGCCACCCAGATGCTGGCCGACCTGGGCGCCGAGGTGATCAAGGTCGAGCGGCCCGGATCGGGGGACGACTCCCGGACGTACGGCCCGCCCTTCGCGCCCGGGCCCGAGGGCGACCGGACCGACACCGCCGCCTTCTACCTCTCCTGCAACCGCAACAAGCGGTCGGTCACCGTCAACCACGCCTCCACCGAGGGTCAGGAGCTGATCCGCGCACTCGCCGCCCGGTCGGACGTGCTGGTCGAGAACTTCCGGACGGGCACGCTGGCGAAGTACGGCCTCGACCACGAGAGCCTGCGCGCACTCAACCCCCGCCTCGTCTACCTCTCGGTCACCGGCTTCGGCCAGACCGGCCCGTACGCCGACCGCCCCGGCTACGACGGCATCTTCCAGGCCATGTCCGGGATGATGAGCGTCTCCGGGCACCCCGAGGAGCCGATGAAGGTCGGCGTCAGCATGATCGACATCCTCACGGGGCTCTACGCCTCCACGGCCGTCCTCGCGGCCCTGCGCCACCGGGACGCCACCGGCGAGGGCCAGTTCATCGACCTGTCCCTGCTGGACTGCGGCCTGGCCTCGCTGTCCCACTTCGCGATGAACTACCTGGTCTCCGGCGAGGTTCCGCAGCGGCGCGGCAACGGCGGGTACGGCGGGATCCCCTCACAGGCCTTCCCCTGCAAGGACAAGCCGATCTTCCTGGTCGCGGGCAACGACAAGCAGTTCGCCGCGTTCTGCGCCGCGGCCGACCGCACCGACCTCCTCCAGGACGAACGGTTCGCCACCACCTCCGCCCGGATCGCCCACCGCCAGGAGATCCTGCCGGTGCTGGAGGCGATCATGCGCACCCGCACCCGGGACGAGTGGCTGGCCGTACTCGACGAACACGACGTTCCGGCGGGCCCGTACAACGAGATGCCCGACGTCTTCGCCGACCCGCAGATCCAGCACCGGGGGATGCTGGTCGAGGTCGAGGACCCCACCTCCGGGCACCTGCCGATGCTCGCCAACCCGATCCGGTTCACGGCCACGCCGGTCGAGGAGTACGCCCCGCCGCCGGCGCTGGGCGAGCACACCGCCGAAGTACTCACCGGTCTTGCGGGGTTGACGGAGGACCAGCTTGCAGGGCTGCGGTCCAGGGGCGTCGTGTAG
- a CDS encoding class F sortase, whose translation MGDTTRRLTGLTVATAALAAVLTLGAAPSEHASPPDDFGTPATARAAATGTLSPATEARTSPPPQAQLRHLPQRVLVRDVGLDARVRPVGVTEAGAMSIPADPAVAGWYRFGAAPGSSHGSSVLVGHVDSNTGALGEFAALYDVEPGDTVEVRRAHAEPALYRVTARSTVPKGDLPSATFRRSGPPVLTLVTCAPPFVPEKGGYQANLIVTAEPLAA comes from the coding sequence GTGGGTGACACGACACGACGGCTCACCGGCCTCACAGTGGCGACCGCCGCCCTGGCGGCGGTCCTCACTCTGGGGGCCGCCCCGTCGGAACATGCCTCTCCCCCAGACGATTTCGGCACTCCCGCTACGGCACGGGCCGCCGCAACCGGCACGCTCTCCCCCGCCACCGAGGCACGGACGAGTCCCCCGCCCCAGGCTCAACTCCGGCACCTTCCCCAGCGCGTTCTGGTGCGCGACGTGGGCCTGGACGCCCGTGTCCGGCCAGTGGGCGTGACGGAAGCGGGCGCCATGTCCATCCCGGCCGATCCGGCCGTCGCGGGCTGGTATCGCTTCGGAGCGGCTCCCGGAAGCTCGCACGGGTCGTCCGTACTGGTCGGACACGTGGACAGCAACACGGGAGCCCTCGGCGAGTTCGCGGCGCTCTACGACGTGGAGCCCGGAGACACGGTCGAGGTGCGACGCGCCCACGCCGAGCCGGCTCTCTACCGCGTCACCGCGCGTTCGACGGTACCGAAGGGCGACCTCCCGTCCGCCACGTTCCGCCGGAGCGGCCCCCCGGTCCTCACCCTCGTCACGTGTGCGCCTCCGTTCGTCCCCGAGAAGGGCGGTTACCAGGCCAACCTGATCGTCACCGCCGAACCACTCGCGGCCTGA
- a CDS encoding serine hydrolase domain-containing protein, with translation MTLDHAVVAPETVGVDPHRLDVLLRRIRLEVEHGPLPSAQVAVARGGRLVAFETWGDAEPSTRYVLQSVGRSIVAGAVWKLIGEGLLDVGEQVAAIIPEFAPNGKEEVTVEQVLTHTAGFPFAPLGYPKMLDREQRLAAFGRWRLDYVPGSRFQFHLTSAAWLIAEIVERRTGLAFADYLRDRIAVPLGLSSLELGVPVDRQAGTVAPMTATDRTSDEQEPDPWGPWYLADPRVLAAGEPSHALVATAADVALYFQALEHSGLWKPEAVAEGTRIRLTDHPHGEQIYGGGSSPPYQHGPVRHRGRPGRGQQPAVHRLTRPLRQRRSRLPTRLHGPGNRPVLHLPEQRLPACGLRPLPARHGTAHQHREPGGGPHGLVLSGGLTAPAPPADEGDACEKAESVTERPAVGVRGAAGAM, from the coding sequence ATGACGCTTGACCACGCGGTCGTCGCCCCGGAGACCGTCGGCGTCGACCCGCACCGGCTGGACGTGCTCCTGCGCCGGATCCGTCTGGAGGTCGAGCACGGACCGCTGCCGTCCGCGCAGGTCGCCGTGGCGAGAGGCGGAAGGCTGGTCGCCTTCGAGACCTGGGGGGACGCCGAACCGTCCACGCGATACGTCCTGCAGTCCGTCGGGCGGTCGATCGTCGCGGGCGCGGTCTGGAAGCTGATCGGCGAGGGACTGCTGGATGTGGGCGAGCAAGTCGCCGCGATCATCCCTGAGTTCGCGCCCAACGGGAAGGAGGAGGTGACGGTCGAGCAGGTGCTCACCCACACCGCCGGCTTCCCCTTCGCACCGCTCGGGTACCCGAAGATGCTCGACCGCGAGCAGCGCCTCGCCGCCTTCGGCCGCTGGCGGCTCGACTACGTGCCGGGCAGCCGCTTCCAGTTCCACCTCACCTCGGCGGCCTGGCTGATCGCCGAGATCGTGGAGCGGCGTACGGGGCTGGCGTTCGCCGACTACCTGCGCGACCGGATCGCCGTACCGCTCGGCCTGTCCTCGCTCGAACTCGGCGTCCCGGTGGACCGCCAGGCAGGCACCGTCGCCCCGATGACCGCCACCGACCGCACGAGCGACGAGCAGGAGCCCGACCCCTGGGGCCCCTGGTACCTGGCCGACCCGCGGGTGCTGGCGGCCGGGGAGCCCAGCCACGCCCTGGTTGCCACGGCCGCCGACGTCGCCCTGTACTTCCAGGCGCTGGAACACTCGGGCCTGTGGAAGCCGGAGGCCGTGGCGGAGGGCACCCGGATCCGGCTGACGGACCACCCGCACGGGGAGCAGATCTACGGGGGCGGCTCAAGCCCGCCGTACCAGCATGGGCCTGTTCGTCACCGTGGCCGGCCCGGACGCGGGCAGCAACCTGCCGTCCACCGGCTCACCCGTCCTCTTCGGCAGCGCCGGAGCCGCCTACCAACTCGGCTTCATGGACCCGGAAACCGGCCTGTCCTTCACCTGCCTGAGCAACGGCTACCCGCTTGCGGGCTACGACCACTCCCGGCGCGGCACGGCACTGCTCACCAACATCGCGAACCTGGCGGCGGACCTCACGGACTAGTGCTGTCAGGGGGCTTGACGGCCCCGGCTCCACCAGCGGACGAAGGCGATGCCTGCGAGAAGGCCGAGAGCGTAACGGAGCGTCCGGCCGTGGGGGTTCGTGGAGCGGCGGGTGCGATGTGA
- a CDS encoding DUF4397 domain-containing protein, with translation MTSRTPLVLAASAGACALALGVSAPVMAAPAAGSADPAMVSVFHGVPGLTVDVYANGSELLSDFEPGTVTDPQSLDAGTYDIQVFEAGKSPDGTPAIEKEIKVPAGANATIAAHLSADGKPQLTAFVNDVAQVDAGNARLTVRHVAAAPAVDVRAGGQPVFKGLENPKQDTAVVDAGTVSADVVLAGTDTVAIGPADLNLKEGTSSIVYAWGSATDKNLELATQTLSGMESAPNAVHAGGSGAAVSANSSDQWLGWAAATGVVTLAAVLVTRRAAGRRG, from the coding sequence ATGACCTCCCGGACCCCCCTCGTCCTCGCCGCCTCGGCCGGCGCATGCGCCCTGGCTCTCGGCGTCTCCGCCCCCGTCATGGCGGCCCCCGCCGCCGGAAGTGCCGACCCGGCCATGGTGTCCGTCTTCCACGGCGTCCCCGGACTGACCGTCGACGTCTACGCCAACGGCAGCGAACTGCTCAGCGACTTCGAGCCCGGCACCGTGACCGACCCGCAGTCCCTCGATGCCGGCACCTACGACATCCAGGTCTTCGAAGCCGGGAAGAGCCCCGACGGCACACCGGCCATCGAGAAGGAGATCAAGGTGCCGGCCGGAGCGAACGCCACGATCGCGGCCCACCTCTCCGCCGACGGCAAGCCCCAGCTGACGGCGTTCGTCAACGACGTCGCTCAGGTCGACGCGGGCAACGCCCGGCTGACCGTGCGGCATGTCGCCGCCGCCCCGGCCGTGGACGTCCGAGCGGGCGGACAGCCGGTCTTCAAGGGACTGGAGAACCCGAAGCAGGACACCGCGGTCGTCGACGCCGGCACCGTTTCGGCCGATGTCGTGCTCGCCGGCACGGACACCGTGGCGATCGGTCCGGCCGACCTGAACCTCAAGGAGGGCACCAGCAGCATCGTCTACGCCTGGGGCAGCGCGACCGACAAGAATCTCGAGCTGGCGACCCAGACGCTCAGCGGCATGGAATCCGCGCCGAACGCCGTCCACGCGGGCGGCAGTGGCGCCGCCGTGAGTGCGAACTCCTCGGACCAGTGGCTGGGTTGGGCCGCCGCGACCGGGGTGGTCACCCTGGCGGCCGTCCTGGTGACCCGCCGGGCCGCAGGCCGGCGTGGGTGA
- a CDS encoding nuclear transport factor 2 family protein has translation MTSIEDRVDRIESQLAIQQLPIRYALAVDGRDLDAWVGCFRPDVDMGRHGRGRAVLRQHIEPQVRGFYRSVHQICGHRVEFTGRDTATGAVYCRAEHEVEDRWIVMAICYWDDYARVDGEWYFSRRRERHWYAADVTERPQAVGFSGWEGAGEPALPDAFPSWATFWKET, from the coding sequence GTGACGTCGATCGAGGACCGTGTCGACCGCATCGAGTCGCAGCTCGCCATCCAGCAGCTGCCCATCCGCTATGCCCTCGCCGTGGACGGCCGCGACCTGGACGCCTGGGTCGGCTGCTTCCGCCCCGACGTGGACATGGGGCGCCACGGCCGCGGGCGGGCTGTCCTACGGCAGCACATCGAGCCCCAAGTGCGCGGCTTTTACCGGTCGGTCCACCAGATCTGCGGCCACCGCGTCGAGTTCACCGGCCGCGACACCGCGACCGGCGCGGTGTACTGCCGGGCCGAGCACGAGGTGGAGGACCGGTGGATCGTGATGGCGATCTGCTACTGGGACGACTACGCCCGCGTGGACGGCGAGTGGTACTTCTCCCGGCGCCGTGAGCGGCACTGGTACGCGGCCGACGTGACCGAACGCCCCCAAGCGGTGGGCTTCAGCGGCTGGGAGGGCGCCGGAGAGCCGGCGCTGCCCGACGCCTTCCCCTCCTGGGCGACTTTCTGGAAGGAGACGTGA
- a CDS encoding PaaI family thioesterase, whose translation MTVAARTLTDQEQRERRAWFRARWERGVAFNRRCRIRVTRWEPDGVEIVLPYAESLSAHEDVFHGGVISALIDTAGAGAVIAGHDFTKGSRLSTVSMSVQYLAPARGREAVAYARCVRRGGRVHFADVDVRADGRICARGQVVVTISGERPGVGDPIEPLDEE comes from the coding sequence ATGACCGTCGCGGCGAGGACCCTCACCGATCAGGAACAGCGCGAACGCCGGGCCTGGTTCCGGGCCCGCTGGGAGCGCGGGGTCGCCTTCAACCGGCGCTGCCGCATCCGGGTGACGCGCTGGGAACCGGACGGGGTCGAGATCGTGCTCCCCTACGCCGAGTCCCTCTCCGCCCACGAAGACGTCTTCCACGGCGGAGTCATCTCCGCGCTCATCGACACCGCCGGCGCCGGAGCCGTGATCGCCGGTCACGACTTCACCAAGGGCAGCCGGCTCAGCACCGTGTCGATGTCGGTGCAGTACCTCGCACCCGCCCGCGGCCGTGAGGCGGTCGCATACGCGCGCTGTGTGCGGCGGGGTGGCCGGGTGCACTTCGCCGACGTCGACGTGAGGGCCGACGGACGCATCTGCGCCCGCGGACAGGTGGTGGTGACCATCTCCGGGGAGCGGCCCGGCGTAGGCGACCCGATCGAACCGCTGGACGAGGAGTGA